Proteins from a single region of Apium graveolens cultivar Ventura chromosome 7, ASM990537v1, whole genome shotgun sequence:
- the LOC141674538 gene encoding uncharacterized protein LOC141674538, translated as MKDPSTIKEVQHVTGCIAALRRFIPQASKKCSHFFKVIKEASKNMKLIWDDQCKKSFEGLKTFLTSPPVLERALPREALKVYISASNGSVASVLVKDVEGHEAPITMSTIL; from the coding sequence ATGAAAGACCCTTCGACCATTAAAGAGGTTCAACATGTTACTGGATGCATAGCGGCCCTTCGGCGTTTCATTCCACAGGCCTCTAAAAAATGCAGTCATTTTTTCAAGGTTATCAAAGAAGCCTCAAAGAACATGAAGTTGATATGGGATGACCAATGCAAAAAAAGCTTCGAAGGGCTGAAAACTTTTCTGACAAGCCCACCGGTTTTAGAAAGAGCATTGCCTCGTGAAGCTCTGAAAGTATACATCTCAGCCTCTAATGGGTCGGTAGCCTCTGTTTTGGTTAAAGATGTCGAGGGTCATGAAGCCCCAATTACTATGTCAACCATACTCTGA